Part of the Methanomicrobia archaeon genome is shown below.
TAATCCTATGGGTGGTGACCTAAATGATACCGTATATCCTTCTCCAAATACTCATACTACCGGTCATAGCCTCCCTAGTTATACTTTTAACCCGGTACCACCTCGGCAGAAAAGCAGGCTGGATTGCAGCCATCACCCTCATTTACACCACGGCCCTTCTGTGCATCGTGGGCCTCAGGGTTTCTCAGGGAGAACTAATTGTTGAGGAATACCCCTTTGGGCCGATAGTGAATTTCAATCTTTACGCCGACGGCTTGAGCGTACCGGTGGCATTGATAATGAATCTGTGCTGTATCGTTCTGGCATTCTATTCGATACACTATGTCGATCACCGAATAGAGGCTATATATGGTGAAGTGGACGAACGGACATGGCTGATGTATTATACGCGGTTCTTCTTTTTGTTTCCCTTCTTTGCCACGGGCTTCATGGGTATTGCCTTTTCGACGAACCTGCTCTCAATGTACTTCTTCATGGAGCTGCTGACCATCATTCCGCTTTATTTCATAATGGCGCAATTCGGCTATTCCGATTTTATAGAGCGATATAAAGTTGCTCTCATGTGCCTGTTCTGGGGAATTGTCGGGGCGACCCTCTTCCTGTTTGGCATTCTTCTGGCATATACTCGGACCGGCAGCTTGGAAATCGCTGATTTACAGCTTCTTTCCGGGGATCCCGTTGCTACCTGGGTTATCTTACTTATGCTACTAGGCTTGTTCACCAAACTGGCGGTCTTTCCATTCCATGTCTGGATGCCCTGGGTTCATGCGGAGCATCCCACGTGCATTGCGGGCTTGCTCGCAGTGTATGCGAATATAGCAGCTTACGTGGTGGTGAGGGTTCTCATCCTACAGCTCTATAGCGATATGAAAGTTTTCGGCATACCGATGATGGCGCTGGCTCTTATAACTATGGTTTATGGCTCCCTACTCACGCTGGCGCAAACAGACGTGAAGCGATTTGCAGCGTGCTCAACGATAAGCCAGATCTCATATTCTGTCCTCGGGCTCGG
Proteins encoded:
- a CDS encoding NADH dehydrogenase, which translates into the protein MIPYILLQILILPVIASLVILLTRYHLGRKAGWIAAITLIYTTALLCIVGLRVSQGELIVEEYPFGPIVNFNLYADGLSVPVALIMNLCCIVLAFYSIHYVDHRIEAIYGEVDERTWLMYYTRFFFLFPFFATGFMGIAFSTNLLSMYFFMELLTIIPLYFIMAQFGYSDFIERYKVALMCLFWGIVGATLFLFGILLAYTRTGSLEIADLQLLSGDPVATWVILLMLLGLFTKLAVFPFHVWMPWVHAEHPTCIAGLLAVYANIAAYVVVRVLILQLYSDMKVFGIPMMALALITMVYGSLLTLAQTDVKRFAACSTISQISYSVLGLGALTVIGIEGGIFYFLSHIMGKALLFSTAGILVYTTGIRDTTKMGGLVAKMPITTALWFLGAAILSALPPLSGFTAEWILFTGVFTFGIPAFPVGRAVAIMSLFAVLLTAVYTFTMGRRIFFGPIDSTLANDTKIRDPPLTMSIPLLLLAVVSFFLAVYPKLIINLFHSVIGPAIGGVI